From Synergistaceae bacterium, the proteins below share one genomic window:
- a CDS encoding DUF4868 domain-containing protein — translation MSGEEFFNSVSDVVEHRNCEAEFYFLMEPEGLPSMIRRADLNEEAYAELRDAFIDAVRKAVEDAAPVDLSSADERANGVYRYDMDPPPEPLLNLAKVLENDDFELFDQMKEPLSTLKGIIIILGQRDKQLAVYKHHYPIFTLRKGLFSFFGDGTRFEPLRHDILRINASFEFMRIDGADYIFDLQLLERSFGFQETVKKMAIKSLEKIVASNLLDDVSVLESRLDDVTFTRKLAKSAVASPVLDNGISPEVVVAFALSHPSLSGKILVNPQRNKLLLKTKKAQDLFLRLLNDDFLHSELTRQHYASIAKDPA, via the coding sequence ATGAGCGGGGAGGAGTTCTTTAACTCGGTTTCCGATGTCGTCGAGCACAGGAACTGCGAAGCCGAGTTCTACTTTTTGATGGAACCCGAAGGGCTCCCTTCCATGATAAGGCGGGCGGATCTGAACGAGGAGGCATATGCGGAACTGCGCGACGCCTTTATTGACGCGGTTCGCAAGGCCGTTGAGGATGCCGCGCCAGTTGATCTTTCATCGGCTGACGAGAGAGCGAACGGCGTCTATCGCTACGACATGGATCCACCGCCTGAACCGCTGCTCAACTTGGCGAAAGTACTGGAAAACGACGACTTCGAACTTTTCGATCAGATGAAAGAACCGCTGAGCACTCTAAAGGGTATTATCATTATTCTTGGGCAGAGGGACAAGCAACTGGCTGTCTACAAACACCACTACCCTATTTTTACTCTGAGGAAGGGGCTTTTTTCGTTCTTCGGGGATGGCACACGGTTCGAACCGCTTCGACACGATATCTTGCGGATCAATGCATCCTTCGAATTCATGAGGATCGACGGAGCGGACTACATCTTCGATCTGCAGCTTCTCGAACGCTCCTTCGGCTTTCAGGAGACCGTCAAGAAGATGGCGATCAAGAGCCTTGAGAAGATCGTCGCATCCAATCTGCTGGACGATGTTTCCGTCCTTGAGTCACGCCTCGACGATGTCACCTTCACCAGAAAACTGGCGAAATCCGCTGTTGCATCGCCAGTCCTCGATAACGGGATATCGCCAGAAGTGGTCGTTGCCTTCGCGTTATCGCACCCTTCGCTCAGCGGAAAGATTCTGGTGAATCCACAGAGGAACAAGCTTCTGTTGAAAACCAAGAAAGCTCAGGATCTATTTTTGAGACTCTTGAACGACGATTTTCTTCACTCAGAACTCACTCGGCAACACTACGCCAGCATAGCGAAAGATCCGGCGTAG